CACGAGTTCGACGGCCGCCCGATCATCGGCATCTGCAACACCTGGTCGGAACTCACGCCCTGCAATGCGCACTTCCGCAAGATTGCGGAACATGTGAAGCGCGGCATCTCGGAGGCGGGCGGCTTTCCGGTCGAGTTTCCGGTGTTCTCCAACGGCGAATCGAACCTGCGGCCCACCGCGATGCTCACGCGCAACCTCGCGAGCATGGACGTGGAGGAAGCCATCCGCGGCAACCCGGTCGATGCAGTGGTGCTGCTCACGGGCTGCGACAAGACCACGCCCGCGCTCTTGATGGGCGCTGCGAGCTGCGACATCCCGGCCATCGTGGTCACCGGCGGACCGATGCTCAACGGCAAGCTCGACGGCAAGGACATCGGCTCCGGCACGGCCGTGTGGCAGCTGCACGAATCGCTCAAGGCCGGCGAGATCAACCTGCACCAGTTCCTTTCGGCCGAAGGCGGCATGTCGCGGTCGGCCGGTACCTGCAACACCATGGGCACGGCTTCGACCATGGCCTGCATGGCCGAGGCGCTGGGCACATCGCTGCCGCACAACGCAGCCATTCCGGCCGTCGATGCGCGGCGCTACGTGCTCGCGCAGATGTCGGGCATGCGTGCGGTCGAGATGGCGAAGGAAGGGCTCACGCTGTCGAAGATCCTCACGCGCGAGGCTTTCGAGAACGCGATTCGCGTCAATGCGGCCATCGGCGGTTCGACCAATGCAGTGATCCACCTGAAGGCGATTGCCGGACGCATCGGCGTTGACCTGGAGCTGGAAGACTGGACCCGCATCGGCAGCAACACGCCGACCATCGTCGACCTGCTGCCCTCGGGCCGCTTCCTGATGGAAGAGTTTTATTACGCGGGCGGGCTGCCGGCCGTGCTGCGGCGCCTGGGCGAGAACGGGTTGTTGCCGCACCCGGGCGCGCTCACCGTCAACGGGCAATCGATCTGGGACAACGTGCGCGAGGCGCCGAGCCTCAACGACGAAGTGATCCGCCCGCTCGACAAGCCGCTGATCGCCGACGGCGGCATCCGCATTTTGCGCGGCAATCTCTCGCCGCGCGGCGCGGTGCTCAAGCCCTCCGCGGCTTCGCCCGAACTGCTGAAGCACCGCGGGCGGGCCGTGGTGTTCGAGAACCTGGAGCACTACAAGGCGCGCATCGTCGATGAAAGCCTCGAGATCGATGCCAGCTCGGTGATGGTGATGAAGAACTGCGGCCCGAAGGGCTACCCCGGCATGGCCGAGGTCGGCAACATGGGCCTGCCGCCCAAGCTGCTGCGGCAGGGCGTGAAGGACATGGTGCGCATCTCGGATGCGCGCATGAGCGGCACGGCCTACGGCACGGTGGTGCTGCACGTCGCGCCCGAGGCGGCCGATGGCGGCCCGCTGGCGGCGGTGCGCGACGGCGACTGGATCGAACTCGACTGCGATGCGGGGCGCCTGCACCTGGACATCAGCGACGAAGAGCTGGCGGCGCGCCTGGCTGCGCTCACCAGCACCGACGCACAGCCGATGAGCACGCGCGGCGGCGGCTACCAGAAGCTCTATGTCAACCACGTGCTGCAGGCCGACGAAGGCTGCGACTTCGACTTTCTGGTGGGCTGCAGAGGCTCCGCCGTTCCCCGCCATTCACACTGATCCAACATGACTCCCAGATACCGCGGCATCTTCCCGGTGGTGCCCACCACCTTCACCGAACAGGGCGCGCTCGACCTCGAAAGCCAGAAGCGCTGCGTCGACTTCATGATCGACGCGGGCTCCGACGGCCTGTGCATCCTGGCCAACTTCTCGGAGCAGTTCGTGCTCTCCGACGACGAGCGCGAAGTGCTCACGCGCACGGTGCTGGAGCATGTGGCGGGCCGCGTGCCGGTGATCGTCACCACCACCCACTACAGCACCCGCATCTGCGCCGAACGCAGCCGGTGTGCGCAGGACATGGGCGCCGCCATGCTCATGGTGATGCCGCCCTACCATGGCGCGACCTTCCGCGTGCCGGAGCCGCAGATCTTCGAGTTCTATGCCGGCCTGTCGGACGCCGTGGGCATTCCGATCATGATCCAGGATGCGCCCGCCAGCGGCACCGTGCTGTCAGCCACTTTTCTTGCGCGCATGGCGCGGGAGATCGAGCATGTGGCCTATTTCAAGATCGAGACGGCGGGGGCGGCGTCGAAGCTGCGCGAGCTGATCCGCCTCGGCGGCGATGCCATCGAAGGCCCGTGGGACGGCGAGGAGGCGATCACGCTGATGCCCGACCTGGATGCGGGTGCGACCGGCTCCATGACGGGCGGCGGTTATCCCGACGGCATTCGTCCCATCATCGAGGCGCACCGCGCCGGCGACCGCGACAAGGCCTTTGCGCTCTACCAGCAGTGGCTGCCGCTCATCAACTACGAGAACCGCCAGGCAGGGCTCCTGGCCTGCAAGGCGTTGATGAAAGAGGGCGGCGTGATCGACTGCGAGGCGCCGCGCCATCCGCTGCCCGCCTTGCACCCCGACACGCGCGCCGGCCTGATCGAGACCGCGACACGGCTCGATCCGCTGGTGCTGCGCTGGGCGCGTTGAAGCGAAAAAAAAGACAGGGAAGGGCGCTCAGCTCTTCTCGAGCTCGCTGACCTGCAGCGACAGGTCGAACAACTTCGACTTGCTCGCGTAGTAGCGGTCGAGCCGCCATTCCTTCAGGATGTCCATCGCGAGTTCGAAGCTCCTGTAGTCGAGGTCGTAGAGCGTGACCAGCTCGAAGCTGCGTGCGGATTCGAGCGCCAGCACGAGCTGCGCCAGGATCTTGGCCGAGTCGTTGGCCGGGTCCGTTTCGATGAATCGGCGGGCGACCTTGATGGCATTCATGGGAAAGAGTTCCTCGGTGGGCAGGGAGCGAGAACTATAGCTAGCACGCCGCCGTGCTTCATGACAGTTCCGTGACAAGCAAGGTCATCCCGACCGGCCCGCGCTTGTCTTCGATGCCACCGCCCTCGCCGGGCGGTGGTGCTTCGCTCAGCGCGCCGGAGCCGGCATGGGCTGCATGGGCTGCATTGGTTGCATCTGCTGCATCGGTTGCATGGGCTGCGGCTGCATCGGCTGCATGGGCGCCACCATCGGTGCCGGCGCGCGTGAAGGCGCGGGCATCGGGGCCGGCATCGCGCCGGGTGCGGGCATGACGACCGTCGTCACCGACTCGCGGATCACGCCGCCGCCCAACACGCTGCCATCGACAGCGCCCCTCGTGTTGCCGCTGCCGCCGAGAACGCGGGCCTCGCAATCGGCCCGGTCCGCGGGCGGCTGCAGGCCGCAGCGCGCGAGGGCATTGCGCTGGTAGTCGGGGGCGCTCGTCAGCCCGCCGCGCGCGGCTTCCTGGCGTGCGGCGCCGGCTTCGCGAATGCAGGCGGCGCGGTCTTGCTGGATGTGGCCGCAGACCGCGAGTTCCTGCTGGTAGGTAGAGTCGCGACGCGGCTGGGCCGCTGCCGACGTGGCCGCGGCAACGCCGCAAACCGCAATCAGGGCGGCAATCATCGAACGGGTATTGCTCTTCATGGTGTGCTCCTTGGAGTGACCTGAAACGAGAGTGAAATGTTGGACGCGACGGGCCGCGCGAGGTTCCGCGCGGCCGGTGTTCAACGCGTGGGAGCGACCGGTTGCGCCGGCAGCGGCGTGACTGTTTCGCGGATGATGCCGCCGCCCATCACGCTGCCTTCGGTGCTGGTGCGTGCGCCGCCCTGCAGGCGTGCTTCGCAATCGGCGCGGTCGGCCGCGGGCTGTTCGCGGCAGCGCGCCATGGCATTGGCGTCGGCGCGGGCCGGGCCCACGCTGGTGAGGCCATTGCGCCCTGCTTCCTGGCGCGCGGCGCCGGCTTCGCGCAGGCATGCGGCACGGTCCTGCTGCACGCCGTCGCAGGTGGCTCGCTCCTGCTGCGCACGCTCGGCGGAACCGGGTGCCTGCGCCGCTGCGGGCAATGCGCCGAACATGAGTAAACCGCTGGCTGCAAAGAAGGCGGCAGCAGAAAGGGTGGATCGAACTGTTGTTGTCATCGGGTGCTCCTGGTTAGGGCGCGCCCTCCGAAAGCGCGACCGGACCCGCAGTGTGGTCCGGTGCGCGCGTGCATGGTGTGGGACGGCATGGGGAACGCAGCCCCCGCCAGACTCGCCGATGCGTGTGGGACGTGTCCGGCATGGCGGCCGGCGCGCGGCCCCGGCGTGCCGTCAGCCCGCCGCGATGCGCTGCGCCAGGTGCGCCAGTGCTTCCTCGACCTGGTCGACCAGGATCAGCGACAGGTCGCCGGGCTGCAGCCGGGCCAGCGCCGTGTCGATGGCGACGAATTCGCCGCGGATCTCGTCGATCTGGCGTGTGCGCGCCGCGCCCTGCAGGCCCTGGCGCAGCAGCGCCATCACCTCGCCGTCGGCGCGGCCGCGCTGGGCCGCGTCCTGGTAGAGGATCACGTCGTCGAAGGCCTGGCCCAGGATGGCGGTCTGGTCGCGGATATCGGAATCGCGCCGGTCGCCCGCGCCGCTGATCACCACCGAGCGCTTGTTGGCCGGCATGGTGTCCACGGCCGACACCAGCGCGCGCATGGCGTCGGTGTTGTGGCCGTAGTCGGCGATGACGGTGGCGCCGCGGTAGTCCATGACGTTGAAGCGGCCCGGCACGCCGGCCGCATCGTTCATGAAGCTTGCGAGGCCGCTGCGGATGGTGTCCCAGTCGAGGCCCACGGCCCACGCCGCGGCCACCGAGGCCATCACGTTGTCGACCTGGAAGCCGATGGTGCCGTTGCGCGTGATCGGCACGTCGCGCAGCGCGATGCGTTCGCGCCACGAGCCTTCGGCCGCGACCAGCGTGTCCTGGTCGACGTAGACGGTGCGCTTGCCCTGCGCGCGGTGCGTGGCCATCACGGGGTGCTGGCGGTCGGCGGTGAAGAAGATCACATGGCCGGGGCAGCCCGCTGCCATGGCGGCGACGTTGACGTCGGCCGCGTTGAGCACCGCATAGCCGTTGGGCGCGACGTTGCGCACCACCACGCGCTTGAGCACCGCGAGGTCTTCGACCGTGGTGATGTAGTTCAGGCCCAGGTGGTCGCCGCTGCCGATGTTGGTGACCACGGCCACCTGGCAGCGGTCGAAGCCGAGGCCTTCGCGCAGCACGCCGCCGCGGGCGACTTCGAACACGGCCGCATCCACGTCGGGGTGCATGAGCACATTGCGCGCGCTCTTGGGGCCGCTGCAGTCGCCGCTGTCGGTCTGGCGGCCGTCCACGTACACGCCGTCGGTGTTGGTCATGCCCGTGCGCAGGCCGCTCGATGCGAGCAGGTGGTTGATGAGGCGCGCGGTGGTGGTCTTGCCGTTGGTGCCGGTGACGGCCACCACCGGAATGCGGCCGTCGTCGCCGGGCGCGAAGAGCGTGTCGACGATGGCTTCGCCGACTGCGCGGCCGCGGCCGAACGAAGGCGAGATGTGCATGCGCAGACCGGGCGCGGCGTTCACTTCGACCACGCCGCCGTGCTGCTCCTCGAGCGGACGCAGCACGTTCTCGCACACCATGTCGACGCCGCAGATGTGCAGGCCGACCATCTGCGCTGCATCGACTGCGCGCGCGGCGACTTCGGGGTGCACGGTGTCGGTCACGTCGGTGGCGGTGCCGCCGGTGGACAGGTTGGCGTTGTTGCGCAGCACCACGCGCTGGCCGCGCTCGGGCACGCTGTCGGGCGCGAGGCCCTGGGCTTCGAGGCGGCCGACGGCGATGTCGTCGAGCCGGATCTTGGTGAGCGAGGTGGCGTGCCCTTCGCCGCGGCGCGGATCGAGGTTCACGGTGTCCACCAGCTGGCGCACGGTGGAGCTGCCGTCGCCGATCACGTGCGGCGGATCGCGCCGCGCGGCGGCCACCAGGCGGTCGCCAACCACCAGCAGGCGGAAGTCGAAGCCCGGCAAGAATTTCTCGACCATCACTTCGCCGTAAGCGGCGGCCGAGTCGTAGGCGGCCGTGAGCTGCTCGTGCGTCGTGATGTTGACGGTGACGCCCTTGCCCTGGTTGCCGTCCTGCGGCTTCACGACGACGGGCAGGCCGATCTCCGTGGCGGCGGCCCAGCCGTCGCCGGCATCGGTGACGGGGCGGCCCAGCGGCACGGGCACCCCCGCGGCATTGAGCAATTGCTTGGTGAGCTCCTTGTCCTGCGCGATCGATTCGGCCACGCCGCTGGTGCTGTCGATCTCGGCCGCCTGGATGCGGCGCTGCTTGGCCCCCCAGCCGAACTGCACCAGGCTGCCGCTGGTGAGGCGGCGGTAGGGAATGCCGCGTGCCACGGCGGCATCGACGATGGAGCCGGTGCTCGGACCGAGGCGCTCGGATTCGTCGAGGTCGCGCAGCTCGGTGATGGCGGCGGTGGCGTCGAAGGGCGTGTCGGCCAGCGCGGCTGCGATCAGTTCTTCAGCCAGTTCGAGCGCACGGCGACCGACCGCTTCTTCGCTGTATTGGAAGGTGACCTGGTAGACGCCTTCTTCGACCGTCGGCGCGGTGTGGCCGAAGTTGACCGCGCAGCCGGCCTGGCACTGCAGCGCCACGGCGGCGTTCTCGAGCACGTGCGCCAATGCCAGAGGCTGGCCCAGCACCATGGGGTGCAGCTCGCCGATGGTGGGAAAGCGCGCGCGCAGGCGGGCCTCGAAGCCCGGCAGCCGGCTGATGGCGTTCTCGTCGCCTTGGCAGGCGACGACCGCTTCGATGGCGGTGTGGCGGCTCCAGAGATTGGGGCCGCGCAAGGCGCGGGTACGGGTGACTTTCATGGGGCGGCGCGCATCAGGCAAATTGTGGTTGGGACGAAAGCGGCTGCGTCTGCGAAAGCTGCAGCGAGGCGAGGGCCGCTTGCAGGTCGGCCTCGAAGGCCTCGACGCCGGCGCCGATCAGGTTCAGCGGAATGCCCATGGCCCAGGCCGCCGCAACGGCCGCGAGCAGGCTCTCGAGGCTGACGCCGGCGTGGGTGGCGCGCCAGACGGTCAGGCGGCCGAGGCCGGGCAGGAACGATTCGCTGCTGCCGTTGGCCAGCACCACGCGGTCCTGCCGCACCAGCACCGCCTTGCCGCCGGCGCCCTGGTGGGCGGTGAGCGCGGCGGCCTGCGGATCGGCGGCGTAGAGAATGACCGCGCCATCGCACAGAGGCGCCAGGCCCGCCACGCGCGGATCGCCCGCGTTCAGCACGGCCGTGCCCTCGCCGAGCACCACGTCGACCTGCGTGCGCAGCACCTTGACCATCTGGTCGCTCTCGGTGATGTCGTAGTCGGCCAGCGCTTCGGCGCCTTCGAGGTCGGTCACGATGCCGACTTCGCAGCGGTCGTAGGCCAGGCCGTCGCGCAGGATGGTTTCGGCACCGTTCTCGATCACCACGGCCTGCACGGCACGGTTCACGAGCAGGCGGTGGCCGGCCTCCCAGTTGGCGCTGTCGCGCGCATCGACGCGGCGGCGCTCCAGGAACAGGCCGTCGCGGCAGGCGAGGCCGGTGTGGCGTCCGCCCAGGTTGATGAGCCAGGCCACCAGGCGTGCGAGCACGGCGGTGTCCTTGGAGCCCGCGACGCCGACCACCGGAATGCGGCCTGGCGCGTCGTTGGGAAACAGGTGGTCGCAGATCGCGCGGCCGACCGGGCGCGGCGACCCGACCGCGGGCTTGAGGTGCATCAGCAGGCCGGGGCCGGCGTTGACTTCGACGATGGCGCCGCGCTGCGGGCCGAGCGGCTTGCCGATGTCCTGCGCCACGAGGTCGATGCCCGCGATGTCCAGGCCCACGACGCGTGCGGCCAGCACGGCGGCATGCGCGACTTCAGGGTGGACCTGGTCGGTGCAGTCGTTGGCCATGTTGCCGTTGCGCTGGATCGTGACCACGCGGCCGGCGGCCGGCACCGACGTGCCGTCGAGGTCCTGGCGCTTGAGTTCGAGCTGCAGCTTGGCATCGGTGTCCAGCACGATCAGGTCGAGCGGGTACTCTTCTTCGGCGCCGCGGCGCGGATCGCTGTTGAGCTGCTTCTCGATCAGCTCTGCGACCGTGTTCCTGCCGTCGCCCGTGACGGTGATGACCTCGCCGCGCGCGGCCGCCACCACTTCGCCGCCCACCACCAGCAGGCGGTGTTCGTGGCCGCGGATGAAGCGCTCGACCATCACGTCGCTCCCTTCGGGCTCGGCCACCGCGAACGCGGCAATGACTTCTTCGCGCGTGGTGAGTTCGAGCGACACGCCGCGCCCGTGGTTGGCGTCCGAGGGCTTCACGGCCACCGGCAGGCCGATGTCCTCTGCGGCTTCCCAGGCTTCTTCGGCGCTGGCCACCACCTGGCCTTCGGGCACCGGCACGCCGCAGCTCGCGAGCAGCGACTTGGTCAGCTCCTTGTCACTGGCGATCGATTCGCCGATGGCGCTGGTGTAGTCGGTCTCGGCGGTCCAGATGCGCTGCTGGTTGGCGCCATAGCCCAGCTGGACCAGGTTGCCGCTGTTGAGCCGGATGTGCGGGATGCCGCGGTCGGTGGCGGCGGCCACGATGGCCGCGGTGCTCGGGCCGAGGTAGCAGTCTTCGACCTTGGCCTTCACGGCGCCCACTGCCTTGTGCACGTCGTCGGCGGTGAAGGGGTCGTTGTTGATGGCGGCCATGAGCAGGCGGTGGCCTTCGGCCAACGCCACGCGGGCCACCTGCTCGTCGCGCGCACGGAACACCATGCGGTAGACGCCGTGCTCCGAGGTGCTGCGGGTCTGGCCGAAACCGGTCGGCATGCCGGCCAGGTTCAACAGCTCGATGACGACGTGCTCGAGCACGTGGCCCGACCACGTGCCTTCGGTCAGCCGCTGGATGAAGCCGCCGCGCTCCCCCACGCCGCAGTGGTGCTCGATGAGCGCCGGCAGCAGGCCCGTGAGGCGGTCCGTGAAGCCGTCGATCTTGTTGGAAGGGTAGTCCTCCAGCTGGCCCAGGTCGAGCCAGACTTCCAGCACGGGCCGGTAGGTCCAGAGGTTGGGACCGCGCAAATAGTTGATGCGCAGCAGGCGGATGTCGTCGAAACGGGTCATGCAAACGTTCGATGTGCTTTGGCCGAGCACCGCGGCGCCTTCAAGCGCGCCCATGGCGATCGGTCAGAATCGGCGCCCGACAAAGGGCGCCATGACGCGGTCCATGCGGTCCGCGACGGGCAAGAGTCAAAGAAACACAATGCAACATCACGATCCAGTCGGCGCCCGGGAGGGCGAAACCGAGGCGGCTTCAGACGCACTGAAAAGCCGGCTCGCTGCCGCGGAAAACGTTCTGGTCACATTCCCGGTTGACCTTGACGACGAACTTCGGTTTACCTTTGGCCTCCTCGCGCTGACGGACCGGCGCTTGCTGGCGCTGCAGCCGGGCGGCCAATGGTGTGAGTGGACACTATCGGATTCGTCGCTGGATCTGCATTTGAGCGACCATTCGGGCGTCGCAACGCTCGAACTGACGGGTGCCGGGGGGCTGCTGGCGCGCTGGCGCTACACCTTGGCCCACCAGCCGGCCGCGCTGCGGCTGCTCAAGCTCTTCGGCCAGCGTGAAAACGGCACTGTCGCCGAGGTGACAGCCGAGCCCGACGCCGACGACCTCGCGGGTGCCGATGCCGAGCTGCAGACACCGCCCTCTACCTGGGTGCTGCTGCGCCTCGGCCGCTTCGCCAAGCCCTATCGAAAGCAGCTGATCGCGGGATTCCTGCTGACGCTGATCTCGACCGCCGCGACCCTGGTGCCGCCGTACCTGACCATTCCGCTGATGGACGACATCCTGATCCCGTTCCAGAACGGGCAGAAGATCGATCCGTCCCGCGTGGGCCTGTACCTGAGCGGCCTGCTCGGCGCGGCGCTGGTCGGTTGGGGCCTGGGTTGGGCGCGCACCTACCTGCTGGCACTGGTGTCGGAGCGCATCGGCGCCGACCTGCGCACCACCACCTACGAGCACCTGCTGACCTTGCCGCTCGACTATTTCGGCGGCAAGCGCACGGGCGACCTGATGTCGCGCATCGGCTCGGAAACCGACCGCATCAACGTCTTCCTTTCGCTGCACGCGCTCGACTTTGCCAACGACGTGCTGATGATTGTGATGACCGCGATCATCCTGGTCTCCATCAACCCGCTGCTGGCCGTGGTCACCCTGGTGCCGCTGCCGTTCATCGCGTGGATGATCCACGTGGTGCGCGACCGCCTGCGCACCGGCTTCGAGAAGATCGATCGCGTGTGGTCCGAGGTGACCAACGTGCTGGCCGACACCATTCCCGGCATCCGCGTGGTCAAGGCCTTTGCGCAGGAGCGCCGCGAAG
The Variovorax sp. OAS795 genome window above contains:
- a CDS encoding IlvD/Edd family dehydratase; translation: MPDDIPKKKLRSTEWFGSADKNGFMYRSWMKNQGIPDHEFDGRPIIGICNTWSELTPCNAHFRKIAEHVKRGISEAGGFPVEFPVFSNGESNLRPTAMLTRNLASMDVEEAIRGNPVDAVVLLTGCDKTTPALLMGAASCDIPAIVVTGGPMLNGKLDGKDIGSGTAVWQLHESLKAGEINLHQFLSAEGGMSRSAGTCNTMGTASTMACMAEALGTSLPHNAAIPAVDARRYVLAQMSGMRAVEMAKEGLTLSKILTREAFENAIRVNAAIGGSTNAVIHLKAIAGRIGVDLELEDWTRIGSNTPTIVDLLPSGRFLMEEFYYAGGLPAVLRRLGENGLLPHPGALTVNGQSIWDNVREAPSLNDEVIRPLDKPLIADGGIRILRGNLSPRGAVLKPSAASPELLKHRGRAVVFENLEHYKARIVDESLEIDASSVMVMKNCGPKGYPGMAEVGNMGLPPKLLRQGVKDMVRISDARMSGTAYGTVVLHVAPEAADGGPLAAVRDGDWIELDCDAGRLHLDISDEELAARLAALTSTDAQPMSTRGGGYQKLYVNHVLQADEGCDFDFLVGCRGSAVPRHSH
- a CDS encoding dihydrodipicolinate synthase family protein, producing the protein MTPRYRGIFPVVPTTFTEQGALDLESQKRCVDFMIDAGSDGLCILANFSEQFVLSDDEREVLTRTVLEHVAGRVPVIVTTTHYSTRICAERSRCAQDMGAAMLMVMPPYHGATFRVPEPQIFEFYAGLSDAVGIPIMIQDAPASGTVLSATFLARMAREIEHVAYFKIETAGAASKLRELIRLGGDAIEGPWDGEEAITLMPDLDAGATGSMTGGGYPDGIRPIIEAHRAGDRDKAFALYQQWLPLINYENRQAGLLACKALMKEGGVIDCEAPRHPLPALHPDTRAGLIETATRLDPLVLRWAR
- the cphA gene encoding cyanophycin synthetase, with product MKVTRTRALRGPNLWSRHTAIEAVVACQGDENAISRLPGFEARLRARFPTIGELHPMVLGQPLALAHVLENAAVALQCQAGCAVNFGHTAPTVEEGVYQVTFQYSEEAVGRRALELAEELIAAALADTPFDATAAITELRDLDESERLGPSTGSIVDAAVARGIPYRRLTSGSLVQFGWGAKQRRIQAAEIDSTSGVAESIAQDKELTKQLLNAAGVPVPLGRPVTDAGDGWAAATEIGLPVVVKPQDGNQGKGVTVNITTHEQLTAAYDSAAAYGEVMVEKFLPGFDFRLLVVGDRLVAAARRDPPHVIGDGSSTVRQLVDTVNLDPRRGEGHATSLTKIRLDDIAVGRLEAQGLAPDSVPERGQRVVLRNNANLSTGGTATDVTDTVHPEVAARAVDAAQMVGLHICGVDMVCENVLRPLEEQHGGVVEVNAAPGLRMHISPSFGRGRAVGEAIVDTLFAPGDDGRIPVVAVTGTNGKTTTARLINHLLASSGLRTGMTNTDGVYVDGRQTDSGDCSGPKSARNVLMHPDVDAAVFEVARGGVLREGLGFDRCQVAVVTNIGSGDHLGLNYITTVEDLAVLKRVVVRNVAPNGYAVLNAADVNVAAMAAGCPGHVIFFTADRQHPVMATHRAQGKRTVYVDQDTLVAAEGSWRERIALRDVPITRNGTIGFQVDNVMASVAAAWAVGLDWDTIRSGLASFMNDAAGVPGRFNVMDYRGATVIADYGHNTDAMRALVSAVDTMPANKRSVVISGAGDRRDSDIRDQTAILGQAFDDVILYQDAAQRGRADGEVMALLRQGLQGAARTRQIDEIRGEFVAIDTALARLQPGDLSLILVDQVEEALAHLAQRIAAG
- the cphA gene encoding cyanophycin synthetase codes for the protein MTRFDDIRLLRINYLRGPNLWTYRPVLEVWLDLGQLEDYPSNKIDGFTDRLTGLLPALIEHHCGVGERGGFIQRLTEGTWSGHVLEHVVIELLNLAGMPTGFGQTRSTSEHGVYRMVFRARDEQVARVALAEGHRLLMAAINNDPFTADDVHKAVGAVKAKVEDCYLGPSTAAIVAAATDRGIPHIRLNSGNLVQLGYGANQQRIWTAETDYTSAIGESIASDKELTKSLLASCGVPVPEGQVVASAEEAWEAAEDIGLPVAVKPSDANHGRGVSLELTTREEVIAAFAVAEPEGSDVMVERFIRGHEHRLLVVGGEVVAAARGEVITVTGDGRNTVAELIEKQLNSDPRRGAEEEYPLDLIVLDTDAKLQLELKRQDLDGTSVPAAGRVVTIQRNGNMANDCTDQVHPEVAHAAVLAARVVGLDIAGIDLVAQDIGKPLGPQRGAIVEVNAGPGLLMHLKPAVGSPRPVGRAICDHLFPNDAPGRIPVVGVAGSKDTAVLARLVAWLINLGGRHTGLACRDGLFLERRRVDARDSANWEAGHRLLVNRAVQAVVIENGAETILRDGLAYDRCEVGIVTDLEGAEALADYDITESDQMVKVLRTQVDVVLGEGTAVLNAGDPRVAGLAPLCDGAVILYAADPQAAALTAHQGAGGKAVLVRQDRVVLANGSSESFLPGLGRLTVWRATHAGVSLESLLAAVAAAWAMGIPLNLIGAGVEAFEADLQAALASLQLSQTQPLSSQPQFA